The following are encoded in a window of Bacillus sp. SORGH_AS_0510 genomic DNA:
- a CDS encoding amino acid permease: MSKAKTGGEESTNMKWWQLSLFGVGCTIGTGFFLGSSLAIKMTGPSILIAFVIAAIGTYFVFDALSKMTSKEPLKGGFRSYAKKAYGRWAGFSSGWVYWSSEVLIMGSQMTALSIFSRFWFPKIPLWIFASIYGILGVTVILIGIGLLNKIENILAILKISAILMFVIIAALAIFGVIDGNRPISYPNSQKDFFPHGLKGLWSAVIFAFYAFGGIEILGLMATNLKDPSEAPKAGKVMLFMLTIIYVLSIGLAVLMIPWNDVNTKESPFVIALDAYHLSFVPHFFNGALIIAGFSTMTASLYGVTSVLVTLGEEGDAPACFAKKGKLKVPFFTLLITLLGVTASIVAALLMPDKIYEYVTTAASLMLLYNWIFILASSRKILKLKTKEKILYSIGGLFILVAVTGTLFHDTSRPGFFISLVFLVVIGVITFIMQFKWNKERNKSKKKVLKPWPTA; the protein is encoded by the coding sequence ATGAGTAAAGCAAAAACGGGTGGAGAAGAAAGCACTAACATGAAATGGTGGCAGCTTTCTCTATTCGGAGTGGGATGCACCATTGGAACCGGTTTTTTCCTTGGTTCCAGTTTAGCTATTAAGATGACGGGGCCCTCCATCCTAATCGCATTTGTGATCGCTGCAATTGGAACATACTTTGTTTTTGATGCTTTGTCTAAAATGACTTCCAAGGAACCTCTTAAAGGCGGTTTTAGATCCTATGCAAAAAAAGCGTATGGCCGATGGGCTGGATTTAGCAGCGGCTGGGTGTATTGGAGTTCGGAGGTACTTATTATGGGGAGTCAAATGACGGCGTTGTCGATCTTTTCCCGCTTTTGGTTTCCTAAAATCCCCTTGTGGATTTTTGCATCTATTTACGGCATTTTAGGAGTAACCGTAATACTAATTGGAATCGGACTCTTAAATAAAATAGAAAATATCCTTGCAATTTTAAAAATATCTGCTATTTTGATGTTCGTGATTATTGCCGCTCTAGCTATTTTTGGTGTCATTGATGGTAACAGGCCTATTTCCTATCCAAATAGCCAAAAAGATTTTTTTCCTCACGGGTTAAAAGGTCTATGGTCTGCGGTTATCTTTGCTTTTTATGCATTCGGGGGCATCGAGATTCTAGGATTAATGGCGACCAACTTAAAAGATCCAAGCGAAGCACCGAAAGCAGGAAAAGTAATGTTATTTATGCTCACCATCATTTATGTCCTTTCCATTGGATTAGCCGTACTCATGATACCGTGGAATGATGTTAATACAAAAGAAAGTCCGTTTGTCATTGCTTTAGATGCCTATCATCTTTCATTTGTGCCTCATTTTTTTAATGGCGCCTTAATTATTGCCGGATTTTCCACCATGACTGCTTCGCTATATGGGGTTACAAGCGTGCTAGTGACCTTAGGGGAAGAAGGAGATGCTCCGGCTTGCTTCGCTAAGAAGGGCAAACTAAAGGTACCTTTTTTCACCTTGCTTATTACCCTGTTAGGGGTCACAGCCTCCATCGTGGCAGCCTTGTTGATGCCAGATAAGATTTACGAGTACGTGACAACAGCGGCAAGCTTGATGCTTTTATATAATTGGATTTTTATCCTAGCTTCCTCTAGAAAAATATTGAAATTGAAGACCAAGGAAAAGATTTTATACTCCATTGGAGGGCTATTTATTTTAGTCGCAGTCACTGGTACCTTGTTCCATGATACAAGCAGACCGGGATTTTTTATAAGTTTGGTCTTTCTAGTTGTTATTGGTGTCATCACCTTTATTATGCAATTTAAATGGAATAAAGAAAGAAATAAAAGCAAGAAGAAGGTACTCAAACCTTGGCCGACTGCATAG
- a CDS encoding MFS transporter produces MLKLLNNRAYFRFWVGQIISQLGDGFTRIAIVYLVATLTNDPLAIGLVIFAQLLPTAFFGIFLGPLADKYNRKWLMVGADFYRMIIVLLMIPFHHSAAALILLIAFQGLGSALFDPARSSSIPDLVGEENIQQAISLSQSTRAAMDIIGPSVGALLMMTNNYDFIFTIDAVTFGLSALFILTLRNLGKVKHPKDNHKETYFKSIQSGVKEVLGMPALRFLLILLFPITFVCGILNTNLIAVLTNQFHVSAFHFGFIEAATALGVIFGAGFAAPFALKRFKPSTIFLAGTAVIGLWMVVIIPVDTFRFQFGLLPVYIWSIMVGILNAFLNVPLSSLFLKVTPAAFRGRGSSLLGITASTSSIIGILVGGWLSKEIGVLYGTAISGGLLIIVAVLMPLLKGYRSLSEHSEVDAVGKAKQPAAVN; encoded by the coding sequence ATGTTAAAGCTTCTTAATAACCGAGCTTATTTTCGATTTTGGGTTGGCCAAATTATTTCCCAACTTGGTGATGGATTTACACGGATCGCCATTGTCTACTTAGTCGCCACATTAACAAATGATCCTTTAGCCATCGGATTAGTGATTTTCGCTCAACTTCTGCCCACGGCCTTCTTTGGTATTTTCTTAGGGCCATTAGCGGATAAATACAACCGTAAATGGTTAATGGTCGGAGCTGATTTCTACCGTATGATTATCGTACTTCTCATGATCCCCTTCCACCACTCTGCCGCGGCATTAATTTTACTAATAGCTTTCCAAGGTCTTGGTTCCGCTCTTTTCGACCCAGCCCGTTCCTCATCCATTCCTGACCTAGTGGGAGAAGAAAATATTCAACAAGCCATTTCTTTGTCCCAATCGACAAGAGCCGCAATGGATATTATTGGTCCTTCCGTTGGTGCCTTATTAATGATGACAAACAATTATGATTTCATCTTTACCATTGATGCGGTTACTTTTGGTCTTTCAGCTCTTTTCATTCTAACTCTCCGAAATCTTGGAAAAGTAAAACATCCCAAAGACAACCATAAAGAAACTTATTTCAAGTCCATTCAATCCGGTGTTAAAGAAGTGTTAGGAATGCCGGCTTTACGATTTTTACTGATTCTTTTGTTTCCGATTACCTTTGTATGCGGAATCTTAAACACCAATCTTATCGCTGTGCTCACCAATCAATTTCATGTGTCCGCTTTTCACTTTGGTTTTATTGAGGCTGCTACCGCATTAGGAGTTATTTTTGGTGCAGGCTTTGCGGCACCTTTTGCACTAAAGAGGTTTAAACCAAGTACCATTTTTTTAGCCGGTACTGCAGTAATCGGCCTTTGGATGGTCGTCATCATCCCTGTAGACACCTTCCGTTTCCAATTTGGCCTTCTGCCTGTCTATATTTGGAGTATAATGGTAGGTATATTAAATGCCTTTTTGAACGTCCCATTGAGCAGTTTATTTTTAAAAGTTACACCTGCTGCCTTTAGAGGGAGGGGCTCCTCTTTATTAGGAATTACGGCAAGCACCTCCTCTATTATTGGCATTTTAGTAGGCGGGTGGTTGTCCAAAGAAATAGGTGTATTATATGGAACTGCTATTTCAGGCGGCCTTTTAATCATAGTAGCGGTCTTAATGCCACTACTTAAGGGATATAGAAGCCTTTCGGAACACAGTGAGGTAGACGCTGTCGGAAAAGCCAAGCAGCCTGCTGCAGTGAATTAA
- a CDS encoding DUF6044 family protein has product MGIETKKEQRRILFAFLVLAIYLSPLFILQEHAHIRVHDNLDSNLAWYKVLARSGQMFGEVDATIPQIINGQLQRNAFGTEYSIIVWLYDLFPTMIAYGLSQALTRVVAFIGMYVLLKKHILPGEKWLDLQVGCALAFALTPFWPSGMLSTLGMPLALWAFLNIRAGSGSWKDYLVLTLLPFYASIVLGFFFFLSAMGLFWLVDGLRGKGWNLRFLAAIAYMTIIFMLVEYRLVYSFLYTTEPNSRDEYFHAHLSFWKAVRLTLKNYTLGHTHVMTVHTLFILPATFIAMYFVFKKNLWKQERLFVFLFALNIMLSIWYAFWFYEGWLPLTRRFHFMDTFNFARYHFLRPMVIYSSFALSLKIISLQGISWRKTGKWFLLLQIFVLGLFNDEIIYQQKPTVQEFFAEDLFEDIKEHIGLRQEEYRVASIGIHPAISQYNGFYTLDTYNNFYPLSYKHQFRKIIEKELAKNKIIRKYFDQWGGRCYLFTGQLGKRYMIKKDSKRHLKHLQLNTKVFKEMGGRYIFSALPIDNAEEIQLSLERVFVSKKSAWKIYLYKTL; this is encoded by the coding sequence GTGGGTATTGAAACGAAAAAAGAGCAGAGACGAATCCTCTTTGCATTCCTTGTACTAGCGATCTATCTCTCACCGCTATTTATTCTGCAGGAACATGCACATATCCGGGTCCATGATAACTTAGATTCTAATCTGGCTTGGTATAAGGTGCTTGCGAGAAGTGGGCAAATGTTTGGTGAGGTCGATGCAACCATTCCTCAAATTATCAACGGGCAACTTCAGAGGAATGCTTTTGGGACGGAATACAGCATTATAGTATGGTTATACGATCTTTTTCCAACAATGATTGCCTATGGACTCAGTCAGGCATTAACAAGAGTGGTTGCCTTTATCGGAATGTATGTATTGTTAAAGAAACATATTTTACCGGGTGAAAAATGGTTAGATCTGCAGGTCGGATGTGCACTTGCCTTTGCCTTAACCCCTTTTTGGCCGTCAGGAATGCTAAGCACCTTAGGGATGCCATTAGCACTGTGGGCCTTCTTAAATATTCGAGCTGGAAGTGGCAGTTGGAAGGATTATCTTGTCCTCACTTTACTTCCGTTTTACGCAAGTATTGTCTTAGGCTTCTTCTTTTTTTTAAGTGCCATGGGCCTCTTCTGGCTAGTTGATGGTTTACGGGGGAAGGGTTGGAATCTTCGATTTTTGGCGGCCATTGCCTATATGACTATTATTTTTATGCTTGTGGAGTATCGTCTCGTTTATTCTTTTCTGTATACAACAGAGCCAAATAGTAGGGATGAATATTTTCATGCCCACTTATCTTTTTGGAAAGCAGTAAGGCTCACCTTAAAAAACTACACGCTAGGTCATACTCATGTCATGACCGTACATACCTTATTCATTCTTCCTGCCACATTTATTGCTATGTATTTTGTTTTTAAAAAAAACCTATGGAAGCAGGAAAGACTGTTTGTGTTTTTATTTGCGTTGAATATCATGTTATCCATTTGGTATGCTTTTTGGTTTTATGAAGGCTGGCTTCCATTAACCAGACGATTTCATTTCATGGATACCTTTAATTTTGCACGCTATCATTTTTTGAGACCGATGGTTATTTATAGCAGCTTTGCCCTTTCCTTAAAAATTATCTCTTTACAAGGTATAAGCTGGAGGAAGACAGGAAAGTGGTTCCTTCTATTACAAATTTTTGTTTTAGGCTTGTTTAACGATGAAATCATTTATCAACAAAAGCCGACTGTCCAGGAATTTTTTGCGGAGGATTTGTTCGAGGACATTAAGGAGCATATCGGTCTTCGGCAAGAGGAGTACCGGGTGGCAAGTATCGGTATCCATCCAGCAATCTCACAGTATAATGGATTTTACACTCTCGATACCTATAATAATTTTTATCCTTTAAGCTATAAACATCAATTTAGGAAAATAATTGAAAAGGAATTAGCTAAAAATAAAATCATTCGTAAGTATTTCGACCAATGGGGCGGCCGATGTTATCTGTTTACAGGACAGCTGGGAAAGAGATACATGATTAAAAAAGATTCAAAACGACATTTGAAACATTTACAGCTGAATACAAAAGTGTTTAAAGAAATGGGCGGCCGCTACATCTTTTCAGCTTTACCAATCGATAATGCCGAAGAAATTCAGCTTTCGTTGGAACGAGTATTTGTTTCAAAAAAATCAGCATGGAAAATTTACTTGTATAAGACTTTGTAG
- a CDS encoding glycosyltransferase family 2 protein, translating to MMEPVLTIVVPCYNEEEVLPDTMDQLQWLLHDLINESLVSRKSRILFVDDGSKDRTWEMIYKEGLRSEFVRGLKLSRNVGHQNALLAGLFAANELSDCVVSIDADLQDDIQVIRDFIKKFQEGFEIVYGVRKGRDSDTFFKRSTAQGFYKVMKKMGVDLVYNHADFRLMSKRAIKELERFKEVNMFLRGIVPLLGFQSEIVYYDRLERQAGETKYPLKKMLSFAFDGITSFSISPIRFVLLTGFISFFLSLLFGGYFLTLKFLGHTTMGWTSLITSIWLIGGLQLIAIGLIGEYVGKIYKETKQRPKYIVDIDSFNLAKARHHLLNQPIEDEGYSLDFRKVSDSN from the coding sequence ATGATGGAACCAGTCCTTACTATAGTTGTACCATGCTATAACGAAGAAGAAGTCTTGCCTGATACAATGGATCAACTCCAGTGGTTATTACATGATTTAATCAATGAGTCACTTGTTTCTAGAAAAAGTAGAATCTTATTTGTGGATGATGGCAGTAAGGACCGCACATGGGAGATGATTTATAAAGAAGGACTTCGGAGTGAGTTTGTACGAGGATTAAAATTATCGCGAAATGTTGGCCACCAAAATGCCCTGCTTGCGGGATTATTTGCCGCAAATGAACTTTCGGATTGTGTAGTTTCCATCGATGCAGATCTACAAGATGATATCCAAGTCATTCGTGATTTTATCAAGAAGTTTCAAGAAGGGTTTGAAATTGTTTATGGAGTCCGTAAAGGCAGGGATTCAGATACATTTTTTAAACGAAGTACCGCACAAGGATTTTATAAAGTTATGAAAAAGATGGGGGTTGACCTTGTCTATAATCATGCAGATTTTCGCTTAATGAGTAAAAGGGCCATAAAGGAGTTAGAGCGGTTTAAGGAAGTAAATATGTTTTTAAGGGGGATTGTTCCGCTCCTTGGTTTTCAATCGGAAATTGTTTATTATGATCGCTTGGAAAGACAGGCAGGTGAGACCAAGTACCCGTTGAAAAAGATGCTTAGCTTTGCTTTTGATGGAATCACTTCCTTTTCAATTTCACCGATCCGCTTTGTTTTGTTAACAGGATTCATTTCCTTTTTCTTGAGCCTCTTGTTCGGAGGATATTTTTTAACTCTGAAATTTTTGGGTCATACTACAATGGGCTGGACATCTCTTATCACATCCATCTGGTTAATTGGTGGTCTTCAATTAATCGCCATTGGCTTAATTGGTGAGTATGTCGGTAAAATCTATAAGGAAACCAAGCAACGACCAAAGTACATCGTGGATATCGATTCCTTTAATTTGGCAAAAGCAAGACATCATTTGCTGAATCAGCCAATAGAAGATGAGGGATATAGTCTTGATTTTAGAAAAGTATCTGATTCTAACTAA
- a CDS encoding GtrA family protein, protein MRDIVLILEKYLILTNNSLVRFLLVGMVNTSVGLAIMLFLLNVAEASYWISTFTGNAVGACVSFLLNRSFTFKSTVAYHKGLTRFFITILLCYFSSYFVSEKVGEWTSRVLIISSETEKNVSVLLGSIFYTISNYLGQKYFVFKIKSRKEFS, encoded by the coding sequence ATGAGGGATATAGTCTTGATTTTAGAAAAGTATCTGATTCTAACTAATAACTCACTTGTCCGCTTTTTGCTTGTGGGCATGGTGAATACGTCTGTTGGCTTGGCTATAATGTTGTTTTTACTAAATGTAGCCGAAGCTTCGTATTGGATTTCTACCTTCACAGGAAATGCGGTAGGGGCTTGTGTGAGCTTTCTATTGAACAGGTCCTTTACCTTTAAAAGCACGGTTGCTTACCATAAAGGCCTGACCCGTTTTTTTATCACAATTTTATTATGCTATTTTTCCTCTTATTTTGTTAGTGAAAAAGTGGGAGAATGGACAAGCAGGGTGTTAATCATTAGTTCCGAAACGGAAAAAAATGTTTCGGTGCTTTTAGGCAGTATCTTTTACACGATAAGTAATTATTTAGGACAAAAATATTTTGTATTTAAAATAAAGTCTCGCAAAGAGTTTTCCTAA
- a CDS encoding LysE family transporter, translating to MNVFLSYILLGLSLAAPIGPINAAQIDRGIRNGFMHSWLIGVGAVVADGVYMLVVYIGVVQFLETAFMQTFLWFFGCFVLMYTGIETFMNAGKINLEHTREKEPLIKSFFSGFLMSISNPLTILFWLGIYGSVLAKTAATYDRSDLILYSSAIFIGLLLWDITMAGVSSSFRTFLTSKLLVGISLLSGVSLIGFGIYFGMQAFQVIFG from the coding sequence ATGAACGTATTTTTAAGCTATATCTTATTGGGGTTGTCGCTAGCTGCGCCTATAGGTCCCATCAATGCTGCTCAAATTGACAGAGGAATAAGAAATGGCTTTATGCACTCCTGGTTAATTGGCGTTGGAGCCGTTGTGGCAGATGGCGTGTATATGCTTGTTGTTTACATAGGAGTCGTTCAGTTTCTGGAAACAGCCTTTATGCAAACGTTTCTTTGGTTTTTTGGTTGTTTTGTTCTAATGTATACGGGCATAGAGACCTTTATGAATGCAGGAAAAATCAACCTTGAGCACACGAGGGAAAAGGAACCGCTGATAAAATCTTTTTTCTCTGGATTTCTTATGTCGATATCCAATCCATTAACGATTTTGTTTTGGTTGGGTATTTACGGTTCGGTACTTGCCAAAACAGCGGCTACCTATGACCGCAGCGATTTGATTCTTTACAGCAGTGCCATTTTCATTGGACTTTTGTTATGGGATATAACGATGGCCGGCGTTTCTAGCAGTTTCCGCACATTCTTAACCTCCAAATTATTAGTGGGGATCTCCCTTCTTTCAGGCGTATCCTTAATTGGTTTTGGTATTTATTTTGGAATGCAGGCTTTTCAAGTGATATTTGGATAA
- a CDS encoding helix-turn-helix domain-containing protein, producing the protein MKKIDDIEIAKMMLDVRKRSILDIAGEPVTVSQMAEELNEKQSRLYYHVKKLEEAGLLELVETRQHGNLIEKYYQRTKIAGKRFELDEALLKDHHDAVMEEIMKLLEPGLKLLQSELKKGKSDLDKQVNLMISLPTMTGKEWESSHGRMLRSIREDNGGKEPFDESNLPKLSEEERNKKSKYAYIMLSYRVEDAE; encoded by the coding sequence GTGAAAAAGATAGATGATATTGAAATTGCTAAGATGATGCTAGATGTAAGGAAACGGAGTATTCTTGATATTGCTGGCGAACCTGTGACCGTCAGCCAAATGGCGGAGGAATTAAATGAAAAACAATCACGTTTATATTACCATGTTAAAAAACTTGAGGAAGCTGGATTATTAGAGTTAGTGGAAACACGTCAGCACGGCAACTTAATTGAAAAATACTATCAAAGGACCAAGATTGCAGGAAAGAGATTTGAATTAGATGAAGCCTTGTTAAAAGACCATCATGATGCGGTTATGGAAGAAATCATGAAACTTCTTGAGCCTGGTCTAAAGCTGCTTCAATCGGAATTAAAAAAAGGGAAATCTGATCTTGATAAGCAAGTGAATCTAATGATTAGTTTGCCCACCATGACAGGGAAAGAGTGGGAATCTTCCCACGGGCGAATGCTTCGGTCGATCCGCGAAGATAATGGAGGAAAAGAACCCTTTGATGAATCAAACCTGCCGAAGCTCTCAGAAGAAGAACGTAATAAGAAGTCCAAATATGCTTATATCATGTTAAGCTATCGGGTCGAGGATGCTGAATAA
- a CDS encoding yteA family sporulation protein, with the protein MLSTQQLAELRLQLLQEKNDVEEHLDQNDHFGLERGHAHESVGELSSYDNHPADEGTELYEREKDIALNEHYELQLRNINHALEAMENGTYGTCEVCGKEIPIERLEALPNTTYCIEHSPDQIVSHNRPVEEGVLMPDFGKFDMDEKDENVAFDAEDSWQTVAQWGTSETPSDLAFPKGDYQDIYEEANENISYVEDYENFVGTDIYGKNITVYPNPQHEQYENALDEEGIMTSFGDLPAFEHDPYVDDDK; encoded by the coding sequence ATGTTATCTACACAGCAGTTAGCTGAGTTACGGTTACAATTATTGCAGGAAAAGAATGATGTGGAAGAGCATTTAGATCAAAATGATCACTTTGGGTTAGAGAGAGGTCATGCACATGAATCGGTGGGAGAGTTGTCCAGTTATGATAACCATCCTGCTGATGAGGGAACAGAGCTTTATGAACGCGAGAAGGATATCGCTTTAAACGAACATTACGAGCTGCAGCTAAGAAATATCAATCATGCTCTTGAAGCAATGGAAAATGGAACGTATGGTACATGTGAAGTATGTGGAAAGGAAATTCCTATCGAGAGATTAGAGGCTCTGCCAAACACCACTTATTGTATTGAACATAGTCCGGACCAAATTGTTTCTCATAATCGACCCGTTGAAGAAGGAGTACTGATGCCTGATTTCGGGAAGTTTGATATGGACGAAAAGGACGAAAACGTTGCTTTTGATGCAGAAGACTCATGGCAGACCGTTGCTCAATGGGGAACCTCTGAGACGCCATCTGATTTAGCCTTCCCAAAAGGTGACTATCAGGACATATATGAGGAAGCAAATGAAAACATCAGCTATGTCGAAGATTATGAAAATTTTGTTGGCACCGACATATACGGAAAGAATATTACGGTTTACCCTAATCCACAGCATGAACAATACGAAAATGCACTGGATGAAGAGGGGATCATGACCAGTTTCGGCGATTTACCTGCTTTTGAACATGACCCATATGTTGATGATGATAAATAA